CGTAGCGGATGTCCCGCACCATGATGTCCTCCACCCGCACGTTGTatttcctgcccatggcaagaaCAGTGGCCTCAGAGTAATGCCATCGCCTCCCCTGTGcaaggggtttggggttgggacaggggacacaatCTCACTCGTGgtggccccagcccagctcagggaggTAGGGAAGCTTCTTGATACGGATGATGCTGTCGTAGAGGGAGGGCTGGAGGCTCTGGGCGACGGCATTGGCCAGGATGACAGCGATCATGACAGGCAGGATGTGTGAGATCTGCCCCGTCAGCTCAAAGACGATGACGGCCGTGGACACCGTGTGGGTGACAGCACCTGACAGTGCGGCCGCTCCTGCAGCCACGCCCAGGAGATGAGGGAGGGCCATCAGGTACTGACCACCAGGCTAGGTCCCCGCCCTAAGTTCCCCCCTCTAGGGCATCCACCATATGGGGAGCCCTTGGGACGGTGCGGGGACATTCCCAGTGGTGGTATCACTCCCAGTTCCAGGGATCATCACctcagctgtggggcagcatCTCCAAACTATGCCCACCATGGTGTCCCCATTCCAGCTCAGTGCTTACCCACCACGGCGTAGCCCCCTGGCACGATGCGGTAGATGTTGCTGTCCGTGTGGATGCCATCAGGGAACCAGGCTGCCATGCTCTCCCCCACCAGGCGCCCAAAGGCTGCCCCTGCAgacagggaggggctgggaatgggctcAGGGCTCTCCCAGTACCTGCCCCAGCCTCACACCTGAtgctgccagggaaggggaCATTTGGAGGCACCCACAGGCGCCCAGTGTGGGCTGAGAGGTGGCTCCCTCCTCCCACTGTGCCCACACAGGGTGCAGGGTCTCACCAATGACGAAGACAGGCATGAAGGCTCCACAGGGCACTGGGATAGTAGTGGCCAAGGCTGACATCCAGAACTGTGGAGCAGACACCCATTAGTTGCCCTCCctgacccagccctgcctcctgcccctgctgtgACCCTCAGCTGGGTGCTGTGGAGCAGCACGTGGACACCGCACCCTGCAACGGGGCATGGGCTCCTCCCAGGGGcaccctgccagctcctccctggtGGCACTTGGTGGCATCTGGCCAGCACCTCCCAGGTGGCACCTAGGAGCAAGCAGCCAGAACCTCCCTGGTGGCATGTTGGTGGCTCCCTGCCAAGATCTCTTTGGTGGCATGCCAGCACCACCCAGCAAACACCTTGGTGGACTCTTGGAGCAGCCACCCAGTGCCTTCTGGTGCCACCTTTCTGGTAACAATCTGGCACCTCCCTGATGGCATCCAGAAAAACCTCTCCATAACCTCCCGGCAGTGCCTTGGGGATGACAGGGGAAATAGGCACCCACCTTCATGAGGATGAAGACAACAAGTGTGACAAAGACGTTGGAGCGGGGATGCAGCCAGGCCTCCAGGATGCCCAAGTATTCGAACTCATCATTGATCCCCTGCTTGGCCCATGTCTGGTTGTCAAAGAGTGTCACCAGGGTGTCCTTCTGGGTGAGCTGGTGATAGGCAGGGATGAGTTGGGGCTTGTGGTGGCCCTGCGGTGGGGACTGGTGTGCCACCCCACGGCGGGTACCTGGCCAGCCATGAACTGTCCAAAGCCAGGCGGGAAGGTCAGCGTGGAGATGATCAGTGTcaccagggcagggaagagcaggcgcctggcagggtggcacagggcagggggtgaTTTTGGTGCGGCCCCAGCTccaccaccctgctgctggggactgCTGGGCACCTACTTCTTCATGAGGAAGCGGTTGATGGCCTTCTGGCGGCGCATGAACTGCACAATCTTGCGGTTGAGGTAGACGAAGAGTGCGCCCCCGAAGCCGCTGGCGATCCTGGGCAGAGCCAAGGGAAGAggtgtcctgctgccaccaccagcaccaccagtgccaccactgccagccctggggccatGGGATGGGTGCTGGGATGGCCGCACTCACCCGATGACGGCAAAGGCAGGCAGTTCCTGCAGGTCGAAGGGGAAGTCGAGGCGGAAGCGGGTTTTGAACAGTGCCGTGATTGTCTCTGGGGGATGGTGGGGCTCAGtagggctgggcaggggaccCCTGTGCCCTCACCCTGTCTGAGGTACCTTCATCCTTGTTCCAGACAGCGAGGACACGGAAGATGAAGGCGCTGAAGGTGGCAGCAAAGAAGCCGCGCCAGTAGTTGCGGACGGCAAAGAAGGTGGAGGTGACCTCGATGCTGAAGAGGACGCCTGGCATTGGGGGAAGTGCACAAGGGAGGTGGAGAAACCTAGGCAGGCCCCCAGTGCCTGGCATGCTTCCCACCCTGAGTCCACACTCGTGCACAGCCCACGGGGGTCTGGCTGCCCCACGGACACACTACGGGGCGGTTCAAGGGCTTCCCTAGCAAAGCACTGGCCagtcccagctgggcacagtgGACACAGCACAGTGGGCCAAGCACGAGTCTGCACGAGCGACAGGGTAAGCACAGGGATGTGGGCAGCGACACgaggggtggcactggaatGGAGTGGGGTGCAcacagatggacagacagacagataggGCAGCAGGCAAAGGGCAAGGAAAGAGTCAGACACGTCACCAACCTacgggcagggctcagcagggctggagcagggagctcccTGGAGCGCAGGGCGGCAGGGGAGAGGACAAGAGCAGACGTTACACATCTGGGAGGGTGCTGCCCCCTCcacccttcctcctccctgctgagcagcactgccctcTCCCATGCCAGCTGTCCCGGGGGTCCTGCTTGCCTCTCCAGGTGGACCCTGCTGCCTGGGCGGGAGGTGTGGGGATTGTGGGGAGGCCTGGGGTGACCCTACCTCCGATGGGGGCGGCGAAGCAGCAGCCAACACCGACAGcgcaggcagctgccagcattTCAATGTTTCTTGCCTCATTCTGTGAGGGAGACAGGAATGAGTGGGCACTGCCCCCAACCCTAGGCACTGCCTAACCTGCTGGTAGGCACAGGTTGATccttctggagccagcctgccttGCTCACCTCGTAGAAGCCCCCAAAGAGGGAGAGGAAGCGGCTGAGCAGGGCCGCGCACATGCTGGCGATGTGGACAAAGGGACCCTGAGAGGACAAAGGGAGACTGAGGACATTGCCCTTAGCCTCActccctggtgccctgctcaccctgccccagcactgccctcacCTCCTTGCCCAGGGGCATGCCGCTGCCCAGGGCACACGTCAGTCCGATCACCTTGGCCACAAAGGTCTTGAGGGTGAGGTATTCCTTCAGCACGACGCCCCGCAGGATGGTCTTCATCTCGGGGATCCCTGAGCCTGGTGGTGTGGGGACAGCCTTGACCAATAGCCATGAAGGGGGGACACTGCCCCATGCTTCTGGGGGCTAACCCTTGATGCTTTGCCACACCCCACTGTCACAGGGAGGTCCCAGACACACCTCTTCCCACAGTACAAttggcaggaacagccccatgATTATGTAGGCACAGCTCAATCCATagccccacagggaccccaatTTCACAGTCCCCAGGAGACCCTCTGAAGATCAGGTCTTAGCCCTAGGAAGACCCCCTAGCCTGCAAGACTCATAGCCCAGGAGGAAATCCACCCCTTAACTCACAGGAGACTCCCTGAAGACCTCTCTCTCATAGGCTTTAGAAGATCCCCAACCCCATAGCTCAGTATGGCATCCAAACCATAGTCCCTAGGAGACCCTCTGAAGACCAGCCCATATCCCTAGAAAGACTCCCAGGACCTCCAGGGACacacccaggcacagccccagggagtgGACACCCTGTTTACGGTGCAGGCAGCCCCTTGATGCCCTACCCACAGCCTGGGGCGCAAGGATCTGGGTGAAGCCAGCTGAGAAGGTGATGAGCACAGTGGGGTAGGTGACCCAGGCCATGTACTGCAGCAGCACGTTGGTGTCCAAGCCCCCATACATCCACTTCTGAGCTGTGGGAACAGCCAGTCAGATGGGTGGTGGGTGGCAAGGCACATGGCATGGCCCTATGGCATGgccactccctgccctgccatggcccCAGGAACCCACCGGTACCCACCTACCTTGGAGGCACGTGGCGATGGCGAAATCCATGGCCCAGCTGACCAGTGCCATGACCAGTCCCAGCAGTATGAGGAAGACCCAGTCCTCACCCACCTTGGAGATAAGGAACCGCTGGCACTGCAAGGCGCAGACTGTGGACACAAGGGCGGTTTCAAGGCCGGatgccccagggatgggcacactGAGGTGGCAGAGAtaggctggcagcagcagaaatgctcGCAACCAGCGGCACTgacccagcacagctggcactcttTGGTGCAGGAGcactgctgtgtccagctgtcACAGCCACCTGACTGTGCACAGTCACAAACGGCACCACTGGGCATGCACCTCCCGCCAGCACGGCCTCCCTGGCACGGCCCCAGGTACAGGGGCTGGGGGCCCCTGGTCCCTGCAGCGTGCCCGGCTATTTCGGGCCattgtgtccctgctgcccggCGGGCAGGTGGCATTGTCCTCGGCGCCGGTGTCCCGTGACAGCCAGAGAAACTCTACCCGCGGCACCGTGGTGGGGTGGGCAGCCGTGTCCCGACTGTGCTGCCGTgggtggggctgtgcccacccgTGTGGGTATCCCGGTGACCCTTACCACGACAGGGGGCACAGCGGCCCTGGGTGTACTCCAGCAGCTCGGAGGGATGGCGGGGCTGGGGCGTGTCCCCCTCCTGCAGCCGCAGCCGGGCTGCCTCATCCTTGGCAAAGGTGCCCAAGTCCTGTGTGTAACGCCCATACATCTGGGGGAGAAGGACAGGCAGCAGTGTCAGGGCGGCTGGCACCCCAAGCCCAGCACCCAAGTGGGGAAACTGAGTCAGGGCAGCAGTGGGCATTCTGGCATTGGCCTGCTGGGTGAGGGAACAGCCACAGCATCCCAAGGCAAAAGGGTGGAGGCACCGGTGGGAGTGCCGACTGCCCTCCAGGGCGTGGGAAGGAGCCAGGAAGATAAGGTGAGTGTGGATCAATGGTGATTGTTTTGCCTGCATGCCCAAAGCAGGCAGCTGAAACGTGTACCAGTCtctggccctgcccaggtgccccaggcactgcactgGGGTGGAGGGTGAGGTGTGTGCAGTGATAGGAGCGTGGCCAGCTTGGCCAGGAGACTCTCTGAGGGCTGGTATTGGGGTTGTGCTGGACCTCTGCAGGCACCACACTCTGACATTTCTAAGAGCAAGGCTGGGATACCCCCTCCAAACGCAGCCTTGGCAGGTCATATGTGACATGAGCTGGCTGgtctcagctggcagcaggaaggcaAGAGGACATTGAGGGACAGGATGTACCCCCAGTTCCAGGAGAGAGGGAGCACAACATCAGGTCcagggggtccctgggctgtgaAGAGGGGGATCACATAGGGATCACCCCCCTTTCCTCGGGTgcctcctgcctggctgtggcacgtggcctggccctggcaggaggtggccctggcagtgcccctcATGCTGGCCAGGAGCTCTTTGTGCCCGTCTTCCCTGCTGAGCCCGGGGCATTTGTCCCGCGCTGGCGGGCACTGCCAAGGACTCGGTTGCTTGGTTTCCGCCTCACTCCCCCCCGCACGACCTGAATGCCAAGCGCCAGAGGTTGGCCCGGCACAAAGGGAGGCTTCAGGACCGTGGGggccctgccaggctcccaCGTCGGGACAA
This portion of the Haemorhous mexicanus isolate bHaeMex1 chromosome 10, bHaeMex1.pri, whole genome shotgun sequence genome encodes:
- the CLCN2 gene encoding LOW QUALITY PROTEIN: chloride channel protein 2 (The sequence of the model RefSeq protein was modified relative to this genomic sequence to represent the inferred CDS: inserted 1 base in 1 codon), translated to MAMSLGVTIWRAPAGSSHIRPGGAHREAAPAPRQPLYLWEREHGVPGEAGPWSRRPRQLLPSPAPAGCPVVPSWXKAAVDGVPPQDRASGRTSLDPAGQRVPSAAGPGNGRRRCRALPAEAERGRSLPRAVPRARPARSGRSRGRRGHRQRQRHRDGAERSGGSGGTMASESEAQRALQYEQTLMYGRYTQDLGTFAKDEAARLRLQEGDTPQPRHPSELLEYTQGRCAPCRVCALQCQRFLISKVGEDWVFLILLGLVMALVSWAMDFAIATCLQAQKWMYGGLDTNVLLQYMAWVTYPTVLITFSAGFTQILAPQAVGSGIPEMKTILRGVVLKEYLTLKTFVAKVIGLTCALGSGMPLGKEGPFVHIASMCAALLSRFLSLFGGFYENEARNIEMLAAACAVGVGCCFAAPIGGVLFSIEVTSTFFAVRNYWRGFFAATFSAFIFRVLAVWNKDEETITALFKTRFRLDFPFDLQELPAFAVIGIASGFGGALFVYLNRKIVQFMRRQKAINRFLMKKRLLFPALVTLIISTLTFPPGFGQFMAGQLTQKDTLVTLFDNQTWAKQGINDEFEYLGILEAWLHPRSNVFVTLVVFILMKFWMSALATTIPVPCGAFMPVFVIGAAFGRLVGESMAAWFPDGIHTDSNIYRIVPGGYAVVGAAALSGAVTHTVSTAVIVFELTGQISHILPVMIAVILANAVAQSLQPSLYDSIIRIKKLPYLPELGWGHHEKYNVRVEDIMVRDIRYVTLNCKYRDLQQVLHSTKMKNLPLVESAESMILLGSIERTQVGALLSTQLSPQRRLLTLRQKVLPEDGHRLSDSSIRFQISTETSSGTPARAALRKPLKPALKRVPSSPADSPPAGSTDHTGIALKSLFCANAATEPTEAQGTAYHKAKRVRISIVEEMILGDKMTPAEILEWEEQQLDQLVDFSSAKIDPAPFQLVEHTSLHKTHTIFSLLGLDHAFVTSIGRLVGMVSLKELRKAIEGSLTGKGVKVRPPLASFRDSTASTSEADTTALHQLWDRHQHHHMPREAGPGDEDDDTPKGQ